The following coding sequences lie in one Kamptonema formosum PCC 6407 genomic window:
- a CDS encoding DUF433 domain-containing protein, with the protein MSQQSVITEHIEITPGVLGGKPRIAGHRISVAQIAEMYLKMGESIEEIARDYNLSPASVHAAMTYYYDHREEIDRRTSEADALIEELKRKSPPSP; encoded by the coding sequence ATGTCTCAACAATCAGTCATCACAGAACATATTGAAATTACACCTGGGGTACTTGGTGGTAAGCCACGCATCGCTGGTCATCGAATTTCTGTAGCACAAATTGCTGAGATGTATCTGAAGATGGGAGAGTCTATAGAAGAAATTGCGAGGGACTATAATTTATCACCAGCCTCGGTTCATGCGGCGATGACTTACTATTACGATCATCGAGAAGAAATTGACCGCCGCACTTCTGAAGCAGATGCTTTGATCGAAGAGTTAAAACGTAAAAGTCCACCATCTCCTTAA